A single region of the Phycisphaerae bacterium RAS1 genome encodes:
- the gltD_1 gene encoding Glutamate synthase [NADPH] small chain: MTLKERMKIARQQMPQRPAEVRAADFDEVNLGFDLRLAQLEAQRCLECKDAPCIAGCPVRLDVPAFLTHLASADLRGAADVLLRDNALPAITGRVCPQEEQCEQVCVRGKGHGCPVAIGHLERFVADWARDSGAATPTQRPAPSGFRVAVVGAGPAGLTAAGELARRGHGVAVFEALHAPGGVLRYGIPEFRLPKAIIDAEVRRLEDWGVEVIPNVVIGRTLTIDELLTQRGFHAVFIANGAGLPVFMNLPGENLKGVYSANEFLTRINLMGAWRFPECDTPVVTARRAVVVGGGNTAMDAVRTARRLGAAEATLVYRRSRTEMPARIEEIAHAEEEGIVFRLLCNPVRILGDEAGWVRGIECVRMELGEPDDSGRRRPVVVPGSEFTIDCELVVEAIGTRANPLLTTTTPDLKLNPRGYIVVDDAGMTSKPGVFAGGDIARGAATVILAMGDGKRAAAAIDAWLRKG, translated from the coding sequence ATGACGCTCAAGGAACGGATGAAGATCGCCCGCCAGCAAATGCCGCAGCGGCCCGCGGAGGTGCGCGCCGCCGACTTTGACGAGGTGAACCTCGGCTTCGACCTGCGCCTGGCGCAGCTTGAGGCGCAGCGCTGTCTCGAATGCAAGGACGCTCCGTGCATCGCCGGTTGCCCGGTGCGGCTGGATGTGCCGGCGTTTCTGACGCACCTCGCCAGCGCCGACCTGCGCGGCGCGGCCGACGTGCTGCTGCGCGACAACGCGCTGCCCGCGATCACGGGGCGCGTTTGCCCGCAGGAGGAGCAGTGCGAGCAGGTCTGCGTGCGCGGCAAGGGCCACGGCTGCCCCGTCGCGATCGGCCACCTGGAGCGCTTTGTCGCCGACTGGGCCCGCGACAGCGGCGCCGCGACGCCGACGCAGCGGCCGGCTCCAAGCGGCTTCCGCGTCGCGGTGGTCGGCGCCGGGCCGGCAGGCCTTACGGCTGCCGGCGAACTGGCGCGGCGCGGCCATGGCGTCGCCGTCTTCGAAGCCCTGCACGCGCCCGGCGGCGTCTTGCGCTACGGCATCCCGGAGTTCCGCCTGCCCAAGGCCATCATCGATGCGGAAGTGCGGCGGCTGGAAGACTGGGGCGTCGAGGTCATTCCCAACGTGGTGATCGGCCGGACGTTGACGATCGATGAGCTGCTCACGCAGCGCGGTTTTCACGCCGTCTTCATCGCCAATGGCGCCGGGCTGCCGGTGTTCATGAATCTGCCGGGCGAGAATCTGAAGGGTGTCTATTCGGCCAACGAGTTTCTGACGCGCATCAACCTGATGGGCGCCTGGCGATTTCCCGAATGCGACACGCCCGTCGTCACGGCCCGCCGGGCGGTCGTCGTGGGCGGCGGAAACACGGCCATGGACGCCGTTCGCACCGCCCGTCGGCTGGGCGCGGCGGAGGCGACGCTCGTCTATCGCCGCAGCCGGACAGAAATGCCGGCCCGAATCGAAGAGATCGCTCACGCCGAGGAAGAGGGAATTGTGTTCCGGCTGCTGTGCAACCCGGTGCGCATCCTCGGCGACGAGGCCGGCTGGGTGCGCGGCATCGAGTGCGTGAGGATGGAGCTGGGCGAGCCGGACGACTCGGGCCGGCGGCGGCCGGTGGTCGTGCCGGGCTCGGAGTTCACGATCGACTGCGAGCTGGTGGTCGAGGCGATCGGCACGCGGGCCAATCCGCTGCTGACCACCACCACGCCGGACCTGAAGCTGAACCCGCGCGGCTACATCGTGGTGGACGACGCCGGCATGACCAGCAAGCCGGGGGTCTTCGCGGGCGGTGACATCGCCCGCGGCGCGGCGACGGTCATTCTGGCCATGGGCGATGGAAAGCGTGCGGCGGCGGCGATCGACGCGTGGTTGCGGAAAGGCTGA
- the pilT_3 gene encoding Twitching mobility protein, producing the protein MSQDAAITLDTKLYAISDNKHFSVRDLLDTFRKHGTMRVSDLHLKVACPPVFRVDGALQKMKGPPLDPATMEKIVRLLLSDNDYHALKQNGSTDASFILEATQFRLNFFHDNDGLAAAVRALDNAPPPLEQIGFPNNVWQDIVARQHGLVLVTGITGAGKSTTIASLIERIAETRPCRIITLEDPIEYRLSSKLAIISQREVGRDVPSFERGLRDCLREDPDVIFVGEMRDRESTSWTLTAAETGHLVFSTLHTRDARGTITRLLDMFPPSRQEEIASQLSLGLSYVLAQKLIPRADGQGRVVAMEVLNNTYAVAHLIRLAKVEQVYSQLQSRTRDLPEERMVTMERSLAHLVRHGLITPQEAEKWANSHSSLMDEMKRVEYSIGVGN; encoded by the coding sequence GTGAGCCAAGACGCCGCGATCACGCTCGACACGAAGCTCTACGCCATCAGCGACAACAAGCACTTCAGCGTGCGCGACCTGCTGGACACGTTTCGCAAGCATGGCACGATGCGCGTCTCCGACCTGCACCTGAAAGTCGCCTGTCCGCCGGTCTTCCGCGTCGATGGAGCGTTACAAAAGATGAAAGGTCCGCCGCTGGACCCGGCGACCATGGAGAAGATTGTCCGGCTGCTGCTTTCCGACAACGACTATCACGCGCTGAAGCAGAACGGCTCGACTGACGCCTCGTTCATTCTCGAAGCGACGCAGTTCCGGCTGAACTTCTTTCACGATAATGACGGGCTGGCGGCGGCCGTGCGGGCGCTGGATAACGCGCCGCCGCCGCTGGAGCAGATCGGCTTTCCCAACAACGTCTGGCAGGACATCGTCGCCCGGCAGCACGGTCTGGTGCTGGTGACGGGCATCACCGGCGCGGGCAAATCGACGACCATTGCGTCGCTGATTGAGCGCATCGCCGAGACGCGGCCGTGCCGGATCATCACGCTGGAAGACCCGATCGAATATCGCTTGTCAAGCAAACTGGCGATCATCTCGCAGCGCGAGGTGGGGCGCGACGTGCCGAGCTTTGAGCGCGGGCTGCGCGACTGCCTGCGCGAAGACCCGGATGTCATCTTCGTGGGCGAAATGCGCGACCGGGAGTCCACCTCGTGGACGCTGACGGCGGCCGAAACCGGCCACCTGGTCTTCTCGACGTTGCACACGCGCGACGCGCGCGGCACGATTACGCGGCTGCTCGACATGTTCCCGCCCTCGCGGCAGGAGGAGATCGCCAGCCAGCTTTCGCTGGGCCTCAGCTACGTGCTGGCGCAGAAGCTGATCCCGCGAGCCGACGGGCAGGGCCGCGTGGTGGCGATGGAAGTGCTCAACAACACGTACGCCGTCGCGCACCTGATCCGCCTGGCCAAGGTCGAGCAGGTTTACTCACAGCTTCAGAGCCGCACGCGCGACCTGCCGGAAGAGCGGATGGTGACGATGGAGCGCTCGCTGGCGCACCTGGTGCGGCATGGGTTGATCACGCCGCAGGAGGCGGAGAAATGGGCCAACAGCCACAGTTCGCTCATGGATGAGATGAAGCGCGTCGAGTACTCGATCGGGGTGGGGAACTGA
- the feoB gene encoding Ferrous iron transport protein B — protein MALVGNPNTGKTTLFNALTGFRRHVANYPGVTVDIGRGALQRSSQPVEILDLPGTYSLAAVSPDEMVVSNTLAGRVAARPDVVVMVLDASNLPRNLYLLSQVIEFGLPVVAALNMVDEAESRGIRVDERELSRRLGIPVVPTVAVRAESVRPLVVAIEQAVSRPTPPRARVELPPALIEQADNFIRKTPVWVVRTRGVTGVSALGGTASPGGTGVSPGGTGVSPVPAGRDAGATPAPIQCASEGPASPQYAVSLGGALTRAEAIRILLDREGYAERQFFERGGSPDLLIAARQQLADAGVTGPAVEVRARYAWIDALLSGVIARPDQPIRTWSDRIDAILTHRVGGGAALLVVLFVLFQSIFSWARPLMDFVDLCFARLGGAVGPLASEGVLRSLLVDGVIAGVGGVLVFLPQILILFAFIAVLEDCGYMARAAFMADRVMRAMGLSGRSFIPLLSSFACAVPAIMGTRTIADRRERYVTILIAPFMSCSARLPVYVLMISAFVPATMVAGGWVGLQGLVMLAMYLVGVLFAIPIAWLLKRTAFAGPMPTFMLELPSYKLPRLRAVGQRMFSAGREFVVRAGTIILAVNLMVWALGYFPHRDAVTADVRAQAQVAGWDAERTDQELAGAYLRDSLLGRMGHWIEPAIRPIGWDWRIGVATIASLPAREVVIGTLSTIFNLGADDADIASLRTALREARWEGTARPLFDLPVALSIMVFFALCAQCTSTLAVIGRETNSWRWPIFSFVMMTTVAYAAAWGVAAAARSLVG, from the coding sequence GTGGCGCTGGTCGGGAATCCCAACACGGGGAAGACCACGCTCTTCAACGCGCTGACGGGTTTCCGGCGGCACGTGGCGAACTATCCGGGGGTCACGGTGGACATCGGGCGGGGCGCGCTCCAGCGCTCGAGTCAACCCGTCGAAATCCTCGACCTGCCGGGCACCTACAGCCTGGCCGCCGTGTCTCCGGACGAGATGGTCGTGTCGAACACGCTGGCGGGGCGGGTCGCGGCGCGACCGGACGTGGTCGTCATGGTGCTCGACGCATCGAACCTGCCTCGCAATCTCTACCTTCTCAGTCAGGTGATCGAGTTCGGGCTGCCGGTGGTGGCGGCGCTGAACATGGTCGACGAAGCGGAATCGCGCGGCATTCGAGTTGATGAGCGGGAGCTCTCGCGGCGGCTCGGGATTCCGGTGGTGCCGACCGTCGCGGTACGCGCCGAATCAGTCCGTCCGCTGGTTGTCGCAATCGAGCAAGCGGTCAGCCGGCCGACGCCGCCGAGGGCGCGGGTTGAGCTGCCGCCGGCGTTGATCGAGCAGGCTGACAATTTCATTCGCAAGACGCCGGTGTGGGTTGTGCGAACACGGGGTGTGACAGGAGTGTCGGCGCTGGGTGGAACCGCGTCACCGGGTGGGACGGGCGTCTCACCGGGTGGGACGGGCGTCTCGCCCGTCCCTGCCGGACGGGACGCGGGCGCGACGCCTGCTCCAATCCAATGCGCGAGCGAGGGGCCCGCTTCGCCCCAATATGCAGTCAGTCTGGGCGGAGCGCTGACGCGCGCCGAGGCGATTCGCATCCTGCTTGATCGCGAAGGATACGCAGAGAGACAGTTCTTTGAGCGCGGCGGATCGCCTGATCTGCTGATCGCGGCGCGGCAGCAACTGGCCGACGCCGGCGTCACCGGCCCGGCGGTCGAGGTGCGTGCCCGCTATGCGTGGATCGACGCGCTTCTGAGCGGCGTCATTGCGCGGCCGGACCAGCCCATTCGCACCTGGTCCGACCGTATCGACGCCATCCTGACGCATCGCGTCGGTGGGGGGGCGGCGTTGCTCGTGGTGCTCTTCGTGCTCTTCCAGTCGATCTTCAGTTGGGCGCGGCCGCTGATGGATTTCGTCGATCTTTGCTTCGCGCGGCTGGGCGGAGCGGTGGGGCCGCTTGCATCTGAAGGCGTGCTGCGCAGCCTGCTGGTCGACGGTGTGATCGCGGGTGTGGGCGGCGTGCTCGTTTTTTTGCCGCAGATTCTGATTCTGTTCGCGTTCATCGCCGTGCTGGAAGACTGCGGTTACATGGCGCGGGCGGCGTTTATGGCCGATCGCGTGATGCGGGCGATGGGCCTCAGCGGCCGCTCGTTCATACCGCTGCTTTCGAGCTTTGCCTGCGCCGTGCCGGCGATCATGGGCACGCGGACCATCGCGGATCGGCGCGAGCGCTACGTGACAATCCTGATCGCGCCGTTCATGAGCTGCTCGGCCCGCCTGCCGGTGTACGTGCTGATGATCTCGGCGTTCGTGCCCGCGACGATGGTCGCCGGCGGCTGGGTCGGGCTGCAGGGGCTGGTGATGCTGGCGATGTACCTGGTGGGCGTGCTCTTTGCGATTCCGATCGCGTGGCTGCTCAAGCGAACGGCGTTCGCCGGGCCGATGCCGACGTTCATGCTGGAGCTGCCGAGCTACAAGTTGCCGCGCTTGCGCGCGGTCGGGCAGCGGATGTTCTCGGCCGGGCGCGAATTTGTCGTGCGGGCGGGCACGATCATTTTGGCGGTGAATCTGATGGTCTGGGCGCTGGGCTATTTCCCGCATCGCGACGCGGTAACGGCCGATGTGCGGGCGCAGGCGCAGGTCGCGGGCTGGGACGCGGAGCGCACAGACCAGGAGCTGGCGGGCGCGTACCTGCGCGACAGCCTGCTGGGCCGCATGGGCCACTGGATCGAGCCGGCCATCCGGCCGATCGGCTGGGACTGGCGCATCGGCGTGGCGACGATTGCATCGCTGCCGGCGCGCGAAGTGGTGATTGGGACGCTCAGCACGATCTTCAACCTGGGCGCCGACGACGCGGACATTGCCTCGCTGCGGACGGCGCTCCGGGAGGCGCGCTGGGAGGGCACGGCCCGCCCGCTGTTTGATCTACCGGTGGCCTTGTCGATCATGGTGTTCTTCGCGCTGTGTGCACAGTGCACCAGCACGCTGGCGGTGATCGGGCGTGAGACGAATTCGTGGCGCTGGCCGATATTCTCGTTCGTGATGATGACGACGGTGGCATACGCAGCCGCGTGGGGAGTGGCAGCGGCGGCGCGATCGCTGGTGGGATAA
- the alsC gene encoding D-allose transport system permease protein AlsC, producing the protein MALWSTPWRLQEAGLILVIVLIGLLLTLGGEPVTIKGVTMNNFLRADNIIANIATPMSWIAIMAIGVTFVIAAGGIDISVGSIFGLAALGTAAVLQNFAEHASAWQVLPIALLTPLAIGGLCGLINGMLVVGLRMHPFIVTLGTLSIFRGIALVSVPTKSLPASDKTLPLAFTRQFMSWQVEFQRGDLPMLLLQPMPMIVMLLLLVVAWVFLGHTVPGREIYAIGGNEEAARFSGLPIRRIKLRVYLLSGLCAGLAAMVSTGYFGSANTATGEGYELMVIAAAVVGGASLSGGRGTALGAVLGALVIKLIENGIFILKEINFGVGKLTLSKEYSKIIIGIAIVLAVAVDRFSEYLQQRRMSSAGAKKM; encoded by the coding sequence ATGGCCCTCTGGTCCACACCCTGGCGCTTACAGGAAGCCGGCCTCATTCTGGTGATCGTCCTGATCGGCCTGTTGCTCACGCTCGGCGGTGAGCCAGTGACGATCAAGGGCGTCACCATGAACAACTTCCTGCGGGCCGACAATATCATCGCCAACATCGCCACGCCGATGTCCTGGATTGCGATCATGGCCATCGGCGTGACGTTCGTCATCGCGGCCGGCGGCATCGACATCTCCGTGGGCTCCATTTTCGGCCTCGCCGCGCTGGGAACCGCCGCGGTTCTTCAGAACTTTGCCGAGCATGCATCGGCCTGGCAGGTGCTGCCGATTGCGCTGCTGACGCCGCTGGCGATCGGCGGACTGTGCGGTCTCATCAACGGGATGCTGGTGGTGGGGTTGCGGATGCACCCGTTCATCGTCACGCTCGGCACGCTCAGCATCTTCCGCGGCATCGCGCTGGTCTCGGTGCCCACCAAGTCGCTGCCCGCCAGCGACAAGACGCTGCCGCTGGCGTTCACCCGGCAGTTCATGTCGTGGCAGGTTGAGTTTCAGCGCGGCGACCTGCCGATGCTGCTGCTCCAGCCGATGCCGATGATCGTCATGCTGCTGCTGCTGGTCGTCGCGTGGGTCTTTCTGGGCCACACCGTGCCCGGCCGCGAAATCTACGCCATCGGCGGAAACGAGGAGGCCGCCCGCTTCAGCGGTCTGCCTATCCGCCGCATCAAATTGCGTGTCTACCTCTTGTCGGGGCTGTGCGCCGGCCTGGCGGCGATGGTGTCCACCGGGTACTTCGGCTCGGCCAACACCGCCACCGGCGAAGGCTACGAGCTGATGGTCATCGCGGCGGCGGTCGTGGGCGGCGCGAGCCTGAGCGGCGGACGCGGCACGGCGCTGGGCGCGGTGCTGGGGGCGCTGGTCATCAAGCTGATTGAAAACGGCATCTTCATTCTGAAGGAGATCAACTTCGGCGTGGGAAAACTCACGCTTTCGAAGGAATACAGTAAGATCATCATCGGAATCGCGATCGTGCTGGCGGTGGCGGTGGATCGATTCAGCGAGTACCTGCAACAGCGCCGAATGTCCTCCGCCGGGGCGAAGAAGATGTAA
- the lsrB gene encoding Autoinducer 2-binding protein LsrB precursor has product MRFVSTCVVAAMAAGVSFAQQPARKLVIGMVAKSQANPVFQAAYAGAKDAAKELGPQFGVEVRIDWQTPADEDAQKQAEAIETLARGGAAAIIVSCTDANTVTPAIDKAVQLGIPVMTFDSDAPRSKRLCCYGSEDELCGRKIMQELAAAMGEKGTIAILAGNQTAPNLQKRVKGVKEELKKYPNMKLLSDGVFYHPETAEQSVEAINAAQTTHPEIQGWAMVGGWPLFTKDAIKWKAGTVKMVAVDALPSQLSYLESGHVDVLWAQDCYGWGYKSVETLLRKVVKNEDPKEPMMVDQLTKVTKANAAEFRKKWDKWLAK; this is encoded by the coding sequence ATGAGATTCGTATCGACTTGTGTCGTCGCCGCGATGGCTGCCGGTGTTTCATTTGCGCAGCAGCCTGCCAGGAAACTCGTCATCGGCATGGTCGCCAAGAGCCAGGCCAATCCCGTCTTTCAGGCCGCCTACGCGGGCGCCAAGGACGCCGCCAAAGAGCTTGGCCCGCAGTTCGGCGTCGAGGTGCGCATCGACTGGCAGACGCCGGCCGATGAGGACGCGCAGAAGCAGGCCGAGGCGATCGAGACGCTCGCCCGCGGCGGGGCGGCCGCGATCATCGTATCGTGCACCGACGCGAATACCGTCACGCCCGCGATCGACAAGGCGGTGCAGCTCGGCATCCCGGTGATGACCTTCGACTCCGACGCGCCGCGCAGCAAGCGGCTGTGCTGCTACGGCAGCGAGGACGAACTCTGCGGCCGGAAGATCATGCAGGAGCTGGCGGCGGCGATGGGCGAGAAGGGGACGATCGCCATCCTGGCCGGCAACCAGACCGCACCGAACCTCCAGAAACGCGTCAAGGGCGTGAAGGAGGAGCTGAAAAAGTATCCCAATATGAAGCTCCTGAGCGACGGCGTGTTCTATCACCCCGAGACGGCCGAGCAGTCGGTCGAGGCGATCAACGCCGCCCAGACGACGCACCCGGAAATTCAAGGCTGGGCGATGGTCGGCGGGTGGCCGCTCTTCACCAAGGACGCCATCAAGTGGAAAGCCGGCACCGTGAAAATGGTCGCCGTGGACGCCCTGCCGTCGCAGCTCTCATACCTCGAGAGCGGCCACGTGGATGTGCTCTGGGCGCAGGATTGTTACGGCTGGGGCTACAAGTCAGTCGAAACGCTGCTCAGAAAGGTCGTGAAGAACGAAGACCCGAAAGAGCCGATGATGGTTGATCAGCTTACGAAAGTGACGAAAGCAAACGCCGCCGAGTTCCGCAAGAAGTGGGACAAGTGGCTGGCGAAGTAG
- the ydjP gene encoding AB hydrolase superfamily protein YdjP has protein sequence MNVGDVELFVQLQGDGPPLLFVHGFPLSGDMWLPTVERLGTGWRSIIPDLRGHGRSGVSPAASIAGYADDLARLLNGLNENRPVVLIGLSMGGIVAFEFFRRHRTRLRALVLCDTRTNAETPEGAAVREQTAQSALREGAGAVVDAMMPKLFAPGAPAELKEHWRRAMSATPPLGVAAAARALAARADSTPTLPEINLPTLIVYGLEDAITAPQIGREMHAKIRSSRLELIHGAGHVPPVETPDAFAAILAGFLRSL, from the coding sequence GTGAACGTCGGCGACGTCGAATTGTTCGTTCAGCTTCAAGGCGACGGGCCGCCGCTGCTTTTCGTGCACGGCTTCCCGCTGAGCGGCGACATGTGGCTCCCGACCGTCGAACGGCTCGGGACGGGATGGCGGAGCATTATCCCCGACCTGCGCGGCCACGGCCGCAGCGGTGTTTCGCCCGCGGCGAGCATAGCGGGCTACGCCGATGATCTGGCGCGCCTGCTGAACGGATTGAACGAAAACCGCCCGGTCGTGCTGATCGGCCTGTCGATGGGCGGGATCGTCGCGTTTGAGTTCTTTCGCCGCCATCGCACCCGCCTGCGAGCGCTGGTTCTGTGCGACACGCGCACCAACGCCGAAACGCCCGAAGGGGCCGCGGTTCGCGAGCAGACGGCGCAGTCGGCGCTGCGCGAGGGCGCCGGCGCGGTGGTCGATGCCATGATGCCGAAGCTGTTCGCCCCGGGTGCGCCGGCCGAGTTGAAGGAACACTGGCGCCGCGCCATGTCGGCCACGCCCCCGCTGGGCGTCGCGGCGGCGGCTCGGGCGCTGGCCGCGCGGGCCGATTCGACGCCGACGCTGCCGGAAATCAACCTGCCGACGCTCATCGTCTACGGTCTGGAGGACGCGATAACCGCGCCCCAGATCGGCCGCGAGATGCACGCGAAGATTCGCTCGTCTCGGCTGGAGCTGATCCACGGCGCGGGGCACGTGCCGCCGGTCGAGACGCCTGATGCGTTCGCCGCAATTCTCGCCGGATTCCTGCGTTCGCTGTGA
- the feoA gene encoding Ferrous iron transport protein A, translating to MSLARVPYATPVEVVGIRGSGAATQRLMEMGLIEGASVQVVRRAPLGDPLQVRLGDYELSLRVADAEMIDVAGY from the coding sequence ATGTCCCTTGCTCGCGTCCCATATGCCACGCCAGTTGAAGTCGTCGGGATTCGAGGCTCCGGCGCGGCGACGCAGCGCTTGATGGAGATGGGGCTGATCGAGGGGGCGTCTGTGCAGGTCGTGCGGCGGGCGCCACTCGGCGATCCGCTTCAGGTACGGCTGGGGGACTATGAGCTTTCGCTGCGGGTGGCCGACGCAGAGATGATCGATGTCGCGGGGTACTGA
- the pyrK_2 gene encoding Dihydroorotate dehydrogenase B (NAD(+)), electron transfer subunit — protein MHKIIAATQIASDVRWLKIDAPLVARACQAGQFVIVRLDDNGERIPLTIAGTDPARGCIDLVIKAIGKTTIALCQLGAGDLIRDVAGPLGKPTEIVAGKHAAVVGGGVGAAVILPIAAALKQASSRVIALTGGHTRDAVLLEIELSRVCDRVIACTDDGSYGFSGTVADCLRDLIAGGDRLDIVYTAGPVPMMRAIAELTRPHAIRTIASLNPIMVDGTGMCGGCRVSVGGQVRFACVDGPEFDAHAVDFGELSERLSAYRSQEQLALRRWNDEHGRLCTRP, from the coding sequence ATGCACAAGATCATTGCAGCCACGCAGATCGCCTCAGATGTTCGCTGGCTGAAAATCGACGCTCCGCTCGTGGCGCGCGCCTGTCAAGCCGGGCAATTCGTCATCGTGCGGCTCGATGACAACGGTGAGCGCATTCCACTGACGATTGCCGGGACCGATCCGGCCCGGGGGTGCATCGATCTGGTCATCAAGGCCATCGGCAAGACGACCATCGCCCTGTGCCAGCTTGGCGCGGGAGACCTGATACGCGACGTGGCCGGTCCTCTCGGAAAGCCGACCGAAATCGTGGCCGGCAAACACGCCGCGGTGGTCGGCGGCGGGGTGGGCGCGGCGGTCATCCTGCCCATTGCCGCCGCGCTGAAACAGGCGTCCAGCCGCGTGATCGCGCTTACCGGCGGCCACACGCGCGACGCCGTCCTGCTGGAGATCGAACTGTCGCGTGTCTGCGACCGTGTGATCGCCTGCACCGACGATGGCAGCTACGGCTTTTCCGGGACCGTGGCCGACTGTCTGCGTGACCTGATCGCAGGCGGCGACCGGCTCGACATCGTCTACACGGCCGGACCGGTGCCGATGATGCGGGCGATTGCGGAGCTGACGCGCCCGCACGCCATCCGCACGATCGCGTCGCTCAATCCGATCATGGTGGACGGCACGGGCATGTGCGGCGGCTGCCGGGTCAGCGTCGGCGGACAGGTGCGATTCGCGTGCGTTGATGGGCCGGAATTCGACGCCCACGCCGTCGATTTCGGTGAGCTGAGCGAGCGGCTGTCGGCGTATCGCTCGCAGGAACAGCTCGCGCTGCGCCGCTGGAACGACGAGCACGGACGGCTTTGCACGCGGCCGTGA